The Methanococcus voltae nucleotide sequence GAAGCAGGTTTTGAAATAACTTCCTCGTCGTAGTAGATATGATTAGTCCTACAATCCACAACTTGAGCAGTGTTATAGACTGATTCAGGGATTAAAATACCGCCATCTTTTAAAAGCCCTTTTTTAAGTATTTCATTTAAAACCGGAACTTGTGGTTCGGTTATTAATGCAGTGTCTAGCATTTCAGCGATTATAACGTCTGCTTTTTCTGCATTTCCATTTTCGTCTTTAAAGGAATATTCACTTGCATCCGCCTCTACAAGTTTTATGTTTTCAAAACCATTTTCCTTGATATTTTTATCGGTGTAATAAGCAGTGATAGGGTCCAATTCTATTGCATAAACTTTTTTAGCTTGCTTTGCTGCAAACATTGCTAAAACACCACTTCCAGTGCCTAAATCAAATACTAAATCATCTTTTTTTACAGTACCCACAATCGCTTCATGAAATACAGAAACTCTTTCTTCGTCTACTAGCATACTATAATGCCATTGTGGTGACTCCATTTTTAATTTAAGGTTTTTTTCGGATTCCATTTTTACCCCTACACTAATTTATATAATTTTAAGATTACGATTAACATTAAGATTATAAAATTATCAAAATAAATTACCAAATTGTCAATAAATTTATGTTAATAAATATATAAAAAAAGGTATATTTTTATTTTTTTATTTTTTATTTTTTTACAATTTACGCTTTAAGAATTACTTTTTTATTATTTTTTTAGCATGTGTTAGTAACCATTACTCCAATATTTTTTGGGCAACTTCCATTGCGTTATCCCTTTTTTCCTTCAAATCTGTTAAAAATTCAGAAACTTTCTCGTAACACTGTTTTTTACAGTTTCCGCAAGTTAATTTTCCAGATTTACAATCTTCGTACAATTCTTTTAATTCTTTATCATTCATGAAGTGGTATGCACAGATTTCGTAAATGACACATTCTTCAGGCATTCCACCTTTTTCCTTTTGTTCTTCTAAAGTTTCTCTGCCGCCAGTCTTACAAGACATTACTTTCTTTTTAAAGGATTTTGTAGTCTCATCAGTTAAATATATGGCTGTTTCAGGCTTTGAAGAACTCATTTTACCGCCAAGTAAACCAGTCATAAATCTATGGTATGTTGATGCAGGAGGTATAAACTTAAAATCTTTATATCTGCCGGCAATATCTCTCGTAAGCCTTATGTGTGGGTCTTGGTCAATTCCCACAGGTACTAACACAGGTACTTTTGATTTGTTACCTTTTATGCCTAATTTCTCATTTTCCACCATTTGTGGGTGAAGAATGTCTGCAACTTGAACTAATGGCGCGTATATGTGTCCAATATTTGTTTCATTTTTAAAACCGTATATTGCTTTCATTTCAGTGAAGTTGACTCTTTTTGCCAAT carries:
- a CDS encoding 50S ribosomal protein L11 methyltransferase, whose product is MESEKNLKLKMESPQWHYSMLVDEERVSVFHEAIVGTVKKDDLVFDLGTGSGVLAMFAAKQAKKVYAIELDPITAYYTDKNIKENGFENIKLVEADASEYSFKDENGNAEKADVIIAEMLDTALITEPQVPVLNEILKKGLLKDGGILIPESVYNTAQVVDCRTNHIYYDEEVISKPASDEKLYSQINFYKINDPKVSYNIEFTLLNDCNNAGLRLNTYTKLKDGLIVGATPMLNPPLIVPLNKPLKKGTYTFKISYIMGGDFENVKLSLE
- a CDS encoding tryptophan--tRNA ligase, producing MITPWEVTDDVNYKNIMENFGIKGIEEAVAKLEEPHQFMNRGIIFGHRDFDKIADTIKEKKKFAVVSGMMPSGKMHMGHKMVVDQLIYYQNLGAEIYIPIADLEAYWARDLSFETTKKLAIEEYIANYIALGLNPEKINVYLQSKNEGVKDLALRLAKRVNFTEMKAIYGFKNETNIGHIYAPLVQVADILHPQMVENEKLGIKGNKSKVPVLVPVGIDQDPHIRLTRDIAGRYKDFKFIPPASTYHRFMTGLLGGKMSSSKPETAIYLTDETTKSFKKKVMSCKTGGRETLEEQKEKGGMPEECVIYEICAYHFMNDKELKELYEDCKSGKLTCGNCKKQCYEKVSEFLTDLKEKRDNAMEVAQKILE